A stretch of Campylobacter gracilis DNA encodes these proteins:
- a CDS encoding phage antirepressor KilAC domain-containing protein: MNLEIFKNSKFEIRGGLINGEPYFVANDISSLLGYANTYAMLERLDDDEKTNLKDLLKSRMPEISDLPRIDGVRYDAVLLSESGLYNAILWSEKPQAKEFRRWVTGEVLPAIRKHGGYLTPAKIEEVLSDPDTIIALAQNLKTERAKRKQLEAEKAANAGYVSFAKSVEASVDSILIGNYAKLLSDSEGVSIGQNRLFDFLRASGYLISGGARHNVPMQRYVDRGYFEVTTQTFAGPAGTHQKFTTKITGKGQIALAGKIVEYFKGERI; the protein is encoded by the coding sequence ATGAACCTAGAAATTTTTAAAAATTCAAAATTTGAGATTAGAGGCGGGCTAATAAATGGAGAGCCTTATTTTGTGGCTAACGACATCAGTTCGCTTTTAGGATATGCAAACACCTATGCAATGCTAGAGCGCCTAGATGATGACGAAAAGACAAATCTTAAAGATTTATTAAAGAGTAGGATGCCCGAAATTTCGGATTTACCGCGTATCGACGGCGTCAGATATGATGCCGTATTGCTAAGCGAAAGCGGGCTATACAACGCTATTTTATGGAGCGAAAAACCGCAAGCAAAAGAATTTAGGCGTTGGGTTACGGGTGAGGTTTTGCCTGCTATCCGCAAGCACGGCGGGTATCTAACGCCTGCAAAGATCGAGGAAGTTTTGAGCGACCCGGACACTATCATAGCCCTAGCTCAAAACCTCAAGACGGAGCGCGCCAAAAGAAAGCAGCTAGAAGCCGAAAAGGCGGCGAATGCTGGATATGTGAGTTTCGCCAAATCGGTTGAGGCTAGCGTCGATAGCATTCTGATCGGAAATTACGCCAAGCTGTTAAGCGACAGCGAGGGGGTGTCGATAGGGCAGAATAGACTATTTGACTTCCTACGTGCTAGCGGCTATCTCATCAGCGGAGGCGCGCGCCACAACGTGCCAATGCAGCGCTACGTAGACAGGGGCTATTTTGAGGTCACGACGCAGACATTCGCGGGACCTGCCGGCACGCATCAAAAATTCACCACCAAAATCACGGGCAAGGGGCAGATAGCCCTTGCAGGAAAAATAGTCGAATACTTCAAAGGAGAGAGGATATGA
- a CDS encoding helix-turn-helix domain-containing protein, giving the protein MSENLSGGYAICFNQWLFDERIQSELRLLLLITSLSAKEGYCYASNQYLAEKLNKSKDTISAGITKLKKYGYIETEEEKFGAAIINRKIRVIVFERIAEFQSANGENKAADGKNKDANGKNSVADVKNSSDAYIGRARMNNTSQENYKPYELQALCVSASAAHERNEAPRSPKFQKPTIEQIRAYCKEAGKNIDAEAFFDFYEAKGWVVGRAPMKDWKAAVRNWAKNESQFLRRKVNSDGQEDEYADVPMFASDNPILKNNFLSRDMSVIYDKATQIAIEDERLRSSRQIEMKDHR; this is encoded by the coding sequence ATGAGCGAAAATTTAAGCGGCGGATATGCTATCTGCTTCAATCAATGGCTTTTTGACGAGCGGATCCAAAGCGAGCTGAGGCTATTGCTCCTCATCACGTCTCTATCCGCGAAAGAGGGCTATTGTTACGCGAGCAATCAATACCTCGCCGAAAAGCTTAACAAGTCAAAAGATACGATTTCCGCGGGCATAACCAAGCTCAAAAAATACGGCTACATAGAAACCGAGGAGGAAAAATTCGGCGCGGCTATCATAAACAGAAAAATTCGCGTCATAGTTTTTGAAAGGATTGCCGAATTTCAGAGCGCAAACGGCGAAAATAAAGCCGCCGATGGAAAAAACAAAGACGCGAACGGAAAAAATTCCGTTGCGGACGTAAAAAATTCCTCCGACGCATATATAGGTCGCGCGCGAATGAATAATACAAGCCAAGAAAATTACAAGCCTTATGAATTACAAGCCTTATGTGTTAGCGCAAGCGCCGCACACGAACGGAACGAAGCGCCTCGTTCTCCTAAATTTCAAAAACCTACGATCGAGCAGATAAGGGCGTATTGCAAGGAAGCGGGCAAAAATATCGACGCGGAGGCATTTTTTGACTTCTACGAGGCCAAAGGCTGGGTAGTAGGGCGTGCTCCGATGAAAGACTGGAAAGCTGCAGTTAGGAACTGGGCTAAGAACGAAAGCCAGTTTCTGCGGCGCAAGGTCAATTCAGACGGGCAAGAGGACGAATATGCCGATGTGCCGATGTTTGCAAGCGATAATCCAATCCTAAAAAACAACTTCCTAAGCCGCGATATGAGCGTAATCTACGATAAAGCTACGCAAATCGCCATAGAGGACGAAAGACTGCGGAGCAGCCGACAAATTGAGATGAAGGATCATAGATGA
- a CDS encoding DNA-methyltransferase: MKLNKIYNTDCLEFMRSMPDSCVDLVVTDPPYEIHTKGGGLGKRPVYENGALSKISQGFDAEATLEQIARICKKINIFIFCSTKQKPRIMNWGYERDCNIAELAWYKPNAAPFTNNTFKSDLENIIYIREKGVKIKGISRLFTHNCGKSKYGHPTEKPLEIIEKLILTASNEGDLIFDPFMGSGTTAAACKELNRNFIGCEIESKYCEIAEKRLRKTIRGLL; this comes from the coding sequence ATGAAGCTTAATAAAATTTACAATACCGACTGCTTGGAGTTTATGCGCTCTATGCCCGATAGCTGCGTGGATTTGGTCGTAACCGACCCGCCTTATGAAATTCACACCAAAGGCGGAGGACTAGGTAAGCGCCCCGTATATGAAAACGGCGCGCTGAGTAAAATTTCGCAGGGCTTCGACGCGGAGGCTACGCTAGAGCAGATCGCGCGCATCTGCAAGAAAATCAATATTTTCATATTCTGCTCTACAAAACAAAAGCCGCGCATAATGAATTGGGGCTATGAGAGGGACTGTAATATTGCCGAGCTCGCGTGGTATAAACCCAACGCTGCGCCATTTACAAACAATACCTTTAAAAGCGACCTTGAGAACATAATCTACATCAGGGAAAAAGGGGTCAAAATCAAAGGCATTTCAAGGCTTTTTACACACAACTGCGGCAAGAGTAAATACGGACATCCGACTGAAAAACCGCTGGAGATAATCGAAAAGCTGATTTTAACCGCATCAAACGAGGGGGATTTGATATTCGACCCTTTTATGGGTAGCGGCACGACTGCGGCGGCTTGCAAAGAGTTAAACAGAAACTTCATCGGCTGCGAGATAGAGAGCAAATATTGCGAAATCGCCGAGAAAAGATTAAGAAAAACTATAAGAGGGTTATTATGA
- a CDS encoding DUF1064 domain-containing protein, whose protein sequence is MRIGRVSKYKAKKTAYGGAIYDSAKEAKRAAELELLQRAGKIKNLRRQVKFTLQDKFRYRGKTIRAIEYVADFVYEADGLIIEDVKGYRTPEYKIKAKMLKRLISCGEIDGEFVES, encoded by the coding sequence ATGAGAATTGGGCGAGTTTCCAAATACAAGGCTAAAAAGACCGCCTACGGGGGCGCGATATACGATAGCGCCAAAGAAGCAAAACGGGCGGCGGAGCTAGAGCTGTTACAAAGAGCAGGCAAGATCAAAAACCTTAGGCGGCAGGTAAAATTTACCCTGCAAGATAAATTCCGATACCGCGGCAAAACCATCAGGGCGATAGAGTATGTGGCGGATTTCGTCTATGAAGCGGACGGGCTCATCATCGAGGACGTCAAAGGCTACCGCACACCCGAATACAAAATCAAGGCTAAGATGCTAAAAAGGCTGATCTCTTGCGGCGAGATAGACGGGGAATTTGTGGAGAGCTGA
- a CDS encoding helix-turn-helix domain-containing protein → MEQIKITQSQIAKKLGVTQGAVSLWFLQINTPKVKHANAMQKHWGFPTQMWDDPKLFSSFMRKNSQKFGSLKILRKAKNGSAEV, encoded by the coding sequence ATGGAACAGATAAAAATCACACAATCACAAATAGCAAAAAAGCTTGGCGTCACGCAGGGGGCGGTTTCGTTATGGTTTTTACAAATCAATACGCCGAAAGTCAAACACGCAAACGCGATGCAAAAACACTGGGGCTTTCCTACTCAAATGTGGGATGACCCGAAGCTTTTTAGCTCTTTTATGCGAAAGAATAGCCAAAAATTCGGCTCTCTGAAAATATTACGAAAGGCTAAGAATGGTAGCGCCGAAGTATGA
- a CDS encoding XRE family transcriptional regulator produces MDIHQKIRAFRQEAGLTQVQFAEKLGITQGLVAHYETQPGEIGKNGKEKKSSKPELEKLPLIAEILGKNVIDLFDDEETSKRQIVKKELKNNFEKYAHLIPAEYGLKNVVFLSKSDMLIGAGSEGAYDLDLFNKETKIAVDRSFIKGLDPKNLKLFEVVGDSMQPEYDEGDLAIVDMVNFRGDFIKIGGIYVVRVGDVVYVKRVEFLPKGAIKLISLNSKYGDLYPHKEGYEYEILGKVCGKIKLEIQKGLTFSDSGIK; encoded by the coding sequence ATGGATATTCATCAAAAGATTAGAGCTTTCAGACAGGAAGCGGGGCTAACACAGGTGCAGTTTGCCGAGAAGCTAGGTATAACGCAAGGGCTTGTGGCGCACTATGAAACGCAGCCGGGCGAAATCGGCAAAAACGGCAAAGAGAAAAAATCGTCAAAGCCTGAGCTTGAAAAGTTGCCGCTAATAGCGGAAATATTGGGAAAAAACGTAATAGATTTATTCGATGACGAGGAGACGTCAAAGAGGCAGATCGTCAAAAAAGAGCTGAAAAATAATTTTGAAAAATACGCCCATCTAATACCTGCCGAGTATGGTCTTAAAAACGTAGTATTTCTCTCAAAATCGGATATGCTTATCGGCGCGGGCAGCGAGGGCGCGTATGATTTGGATCTGTTTAATAAAGAAACTAAAATCGCCGTGGATCGCTCTTTCATTAAAGGGCTTGACCCCAAGAATTTAAAGCTTTTTGAGGTGGTAGGCGATAGCATGCAGCCCGAATATGACGAGGGGGATTTGGCGATTGTAGATATGGTAAATTTTAGGGGCGATTTTATTAAGATCGGCGGAATTTATGTCGTGCGCGTGGGCGACGTAGTTTACGTAAAAAGGGTCGAGTTTTTGCCAAAAGGCGCTATTAAGCTCATTAGCCTAAACTCCAAATACGGCGATCTATACCCGCATAAAGAGGGCTACGAATACGAAATCCTAGGAAAGGTCTGCGGCAAGATCAAGCTAGAAATTCAAAAAGGGCTGACGTTTAGCGATAGCGGGATAAAATAA
- a CDS encoding tyrosine-type recombinase/integrase has protein sequence MTLASIARDYLEALGQINFEQSRAQKFAFSHTKYLPKDAACIKKVDIQRWLAGLEEGLAPSTIKRVVLCWRRACEQAVEAGKLAKNPFLRAKYPKIPRSKTDPFSVEEVDLMLSKASGRLESFLAFAFYTGARCCEILALCWDDIDTEAMSISISKSLTDGLVKPRTKTGEDRIVPIFAPLLPYIAQLEKHRDSEWVFSRKQDHLFGSTALFGNGRWRKFLAECGIPYRSARHTRHTFATHMVERAVKGEIPLKWVSQILGHASLDMTIKVYARFLQNEHMKIDRSIALY, from the coding sequence ATGACCCTCGCCTCTATCGCCCGAGACTATCTCGAAGCTCTCGGGCAGATAAATTTTGAGCAGAGTCGTGCTCAAAAATTCGCGTTTTCTCATACGAAATATCTGCCAAAAGATGCTGCCTGCATCAAGAAGGTAGACATTCAAAGGTGGCTAGCAGGACTTGAGGAAGGTCTAGCCCCGAGCACTATCAAACGCGTCGTGCTGTGCTGGCGCCGCGCCTGCGAGCAAGCAGTGGAAGCCGGAAAGCTTGCGAAAAATCCATTTTTGCGCGCGAAATACCCGAAGATCCCGCGCAGCAAAACAGATCCATTCTCGGTGGAAGAGGTAGATCTGATGCTTTCAAAGGCTAGCGGGCGGCTTGAGAGTTTTCTTGCTTTTGCGTTCTACACGGGCGCGCGATGCTGCGAAATTTTGGCTCTGTGCTGGGATGACATAGATACGGAAGCTATGAGCATATCGATCAGCAAGAGCCTCACGGACGGGCTTGTCAAACCTCGCACCAAAACAGGAGAGGATAGGATCGTGCCGATATTTGCGCCGCTTTTGCCATACATCGCCCAGCTTGAAAAGCATAGAGATAGCGAGTGGGTATTTTCGCGAAAGCAAGATCATCTTTTCGGTTCTACGGCGCTTTTTGGAAACGGCAGGTGGCGTAAATTTCTAGCTGAATGCGGTATCCCATACCGAAGTGCTAGACATACCCGCCATACATTCGCGACCCACATGGTAGAGCGCGCGGTAAAGGGCGAAATCCCTTTGAAGTGGGTATCTCAAATACTAGGTCATGCGAGCCTAGACATGACAATCAAGGTGTATGCGCGATTTCTACAAAACGAGCATATGAAAATCGACCGCTCAATCGCGCTTTATTGA
- a CDS encoding LapA family protein — MKAKREIKKLKRAIKKLREEVDKLGGGASAIGFITEEYKDEEEDIDTQIRCRKDKKCKRR, encoded by the coding sequence ATGAAAGCGAAACGCGAGATTAAGAAGCTAAAGCGCGCGATAAAGAAGCTTCGCGAGGAGGTTGATAAGCTAGGCGGAGGCGCAAGCGCGATCGGTTTCATTACGGAAGAGTATAAAGATGAGGAAGAGGACATCGATACGCAAATTAGATGCAGAAAGGATAAAAAATGCAAACGACGTTAA